ATGGGGAAGATGATGGTTTCCATAAGTGATGAAGTGGAGCAGGAGTTTAGGGAGTTGGTAGCTAAGAGGTATGGCCTTCGTAGGGGTGCCCTGAGTATTGCCGTTGAAGAAGCTCTTAGATTGTGGATTATCCGCACTAAGGCCGAACTTGAGGCTATGGAGAATTCTAAAGCGGTTGAGGAGGTGAGGTAAAGATGAGGGAGGCACCAGAGGTAGGTGTTAGCTCCGGGACGGCCCCCCTCCGCAGTAACAACAGCCCCCATTTAACTAATGAGTTAAATCCGTATATAAATGCTCCGTCTCCTAAGTCTTCGCTCTATGAGTGGGCTAAGTTCTATTATGCCGTTGGCTTAACACCTCTTCCGGCAAAGGCGAAGGCAAAGAACCCAATAGTTAATTGGAAAGACTACGAGGAGAAGAGACCAACCCCTGAAGAGCTTTCTAAGTGGTTTAAGGGTAAGACGCTTAGGCAGGTAAACATAGGCACTTTAGCGGGAAAGGTTAGCAGTAACTTGATTATTTTAGATTTTGAGAGCGTAGAGGCCTATAAGACGTTTATGGATATCTTAGATAGGATAAATCCCAACGTTGCCACTAAGTTGGAAAATGAGACGTGGATAGTCAAGACGGGGAAGGGTTACCACCTCTACTTTAGGACTTTCCGGGAACTCCCCTATGCTAAGGTGCCTGGCGTGGTAGAGGTTAGGGGTGATAGTAAGCACTTCACGGTTTTACCCCCAAGTATTCACCCAAGTGGCCGGCGATATTCCTTTAGCAACCACCCGGCAGTAGGTATTGCGGAATTGGACGGAGAGGAGCTTTTAGCCGTCTATACTGCTCTCAACGAAGCTTTTGGGGTTCCTATTCCAGAGGACATTAACCCCACCGCTAAGGCCGTTGAAGTGGAAACTACGGCTACTAATGAGCCTATCAGAGAGGTTAGGGGTGGCGTTAAGGCCCCAAAGGAGTTTAAGACCCTCCCCTCTGTGGAGGTGTATAATCTTCTTGGGCCTTACTATGTTCCCGGCACCCGTCAAGACCTCACACTTTACCTCTCTGGGTATTTGGCTAAGGCTAAAGTGGACATCTTTAACGCCGTTGATATTGTCTTAACTTTCGTCGAGAACGACCTGCAACCTGATGCTAAGACTAAGGAGGAGGTAGAGAGGAGGTTAGAAGCTCTCTTTTACAGCTATGGTAAGGTCTTTGGTTTAGAGGAGCTTAAGGCCCACTACGGTGAGG
The sequence above is a segment of the Thermococcus indicus genome. Coding sequences within it:
- a CDS encoding ribbon-helix-helix domain-containing protein, which produces MGKMMVSISDEVEQEFRELVAKRYGLRRGALSIAVEEALRLWIIRTKAELEAMENSKAVEEVR